One segment of Enterobacter ludwigii DNA contains the following:
- the iolE gene encoding myo-inosose-2 dehydratase, translating to MSVQLGINPLTWTNDDLPSLGAETPLDTCLSEGKEAGFAGFELGNKFPREARLLGPILQRHDLQLVSGWYSGRLLERSVEEEIAAVQSHLTLLRELGAKVLVFAEVSGCIHGEQQTPVHLRPRFPHGRWKEYGEKLTAFARYTQQQGVQIAYHHHMGTVIESAEDVDNLMTHTGEEVGLLLDTGHLTFAGADPLAVAQRWASRINHVHCKDVRADVLADVKNRKTSFLDAVLSGVFTVPGDGCVDYPPIMRLLKAQDYHGWLVVEAEQDPAIAHPLTYARLGYNNLSRLARDAGLI from the coding sequence ATGAGTGTGCAATTAGGCATTAACCCGCTGACATGGACGAACGACGATCTGCCTTCACTCGGCGCGGAGACGCCGCTGGATACCTGTCTGAGCGAAGGGAAAGAGGCCGGTTTTGCCGGTTTCGAACTGGGCAATAAATTCCCGCGTGAGGCGCGCCTGCTTGGCCCCATTTTGCAGCGCCACGATCTGCAGCTGGTCTCCGGCTGGTATTCAGGGCGTCTGCTGGAGCGTAGCGTGGAGGAGGAGATTGCCGCCGTGCAGTCCCACCTGACGCTGCTGCGCGAACTGGGGGCAAAGGTGCTGGTATTCGCCGAAGTGAGCGGCTGTATTCACGGCGAGCAACAGACGCCGGTTCATCTTCGCCCGCGCTTCCCGCACGGGCGCTGGAAAGAGTACGGTGAGAAGCTGACCGCTTTTGCCCGCTACACGCAGCAGCAGGGGGTGCAGATTGCCTACCATCACCATATGGGAACGGTCATTGAGTCCGCTGAAGATGTCGATAACCTGATGACCCATACCGGTGAAGAGGTGGGCCTGCTGCTGGACACGGGCCATCTGACCTTTGCCGGGGCTGATCCGCTGGCGGTGGCCCAGCGCTGGGCATCGCGCATTAACCATGTTCACTGTAAAGACGTGCGCGCCGACGTGCTGGCGGACGTCAAAAACCGCAAAACCAGCTTCCTTGATGCGGTGCTGAGTGGGGTCTTCACCGTACCGGGTGACGGCTGCGTGGACTATCCGCCCATCATGCGACTGCTGAAGGCGCAGGATTATCACGGCTGGCTGGTGGTGGAGGCGGAGCAGGATCCTGCTATCGCTCACCCGCTGACCTACGCCCGTCTGGGGTATAACAACCTGAGCCGTCTGGCGCGCGACGCCGGGCTTATCTGA
- a CDS encoding MFS transporter: MSHASPLPSDRKTGHVRSGDMPRSLVWLFALASGLSVANVYYAQPLLDALSRDFGISHGAIGGVVTATQIGCALALLFVVPLGDKVDRRRLMALQLVVLVAALVAVGMAQTSTMLLVGMLATGMAGTAMTQGLIAYAANAASPHEQGRVIGAAQGGVFMGLLVARVVSGGISDIAGWRGVYLSAAGLMVIIAFPLWWRLPRLPAVPETMSYPRLIHSMLTLLREEKVLQVRGVLALLMFAAFNIFWSALVLPLSAPPYNLSHTAIGAFGLAGMAGALAATRAGEWADRGYARRTSAAALVLLLLAWWPISLMDRSLGILLIGIVLLDLGGQALHVTNQSLIFRARPEAHSRLVGLYMLFYAVGSGLGALSTTMTYAIAGWQGVCLTGAAVSLVALVFWWVTRKTG; the protein is encoded by the coding sequence ATGTCACACGCGTCACCACTACCGTCAGATCGAAAAACCGGGCACGTCCGCTCAGGCGACATGCCGCGTAGCCTGGTGTGGCTGTTCGCCCTCGCCAGCGGCTTAAGCGTGGCCAACGTCTATTACGCACAGCCGTTGCTTGACGCGTTGTCCAGAGACTTTGGCATCAGCCATGGTGCCATTGGCGGCGTGGTCACCGCCACGCAGATTGGCTGTGCTCTGGCTCTGCTGTTCGTGGTTCCTCTGGGGGATAAAGTGGATCGCCGGCGCCTGATGGCTCTACAGCTTGTCGTACTGGTCGCCGCTCTGGTCGCGGTCGGCATGGCGCAGACGTCAACGATGCTGCTGGTGGGTATGCTCGCCACCGGCATGGCAGGAACGGCCATGACGCAAGGGCTTATCGCCTATGCCGCCAACGCCGCGTCGCCGCATGAGCAAGGCCGCGTTATTGGTGCGGCACAAGGCGGGGTATTTATGGGCCTGTTAGTGGCCCGCGTCGTCTCCGGAGGCATCAGTGATATCGCGGGCTGGCGTGGCGTGTATCTCTCTGCCGCCGGGCTGATGGTCATTATTGCGTTTCCGCTGTGGTGGAGGCTGCCCCGCTTGCCTGCGGTGCCTGAAACGATGAGTTACCCGCGCCTGATTCACTCAATGCTGACCCTGCTGCGGGAAGAAAAAGTCCTGCAGGTGCGCGGCGTACTGGCTTTACTGATGTTCGCTGCGTTCAATATTTTCTGGAGCGCTCTGGTGCTGCCGTTAAGTGCCCCACCCTATAACTTATCGCATACCGCCATTGGTGCTTTTGGCCTGGCCGGAATGGCAGGCGCGTTAGCGGCAACCCGGGCCGGAGAGTGGGCCGATCGAGGATATGCCCGGCGCACCAGCGCGGCTGCACTAGTCTTGTTACTCCTGGCGTGGTGGCCGATTTCACTGATGGATCGTTCGCTCGGCATTTTGCTCATTGGCATCGTGCTGCTCGATTTGGGCGGGCAGGCGCTGCATGTCACCAACCAGAGCCTGATCTTTCGCGCCCGCCCCGAGGCGCATAGCCGGCTGGTCGGGCTTTATATGCTGTTTTATGCCGTCGGCAGCGGTCTGGGCGCGCTGAGCACCACGATGACGTATGCCATCGCGGGCTGGCAGGGCGTCTGCCTGACTGGCGCAGCGGTGAGCCTGGTGGCGCTGGTGTTCTGGTGGGTAACGCGCAAAACAGGATAA
- a CDS encoding winged helix-turn-helix transcriptional regulator, with product MPSRKPIEQEFCPVARSVDLIGDRWSLLIVRNAFDGMRRFGDFQRDLGVARNILADRLRKLVDAGILAMQGASDGTSYQEYVLTDKGESLFPIVVALRQWGEQHLFERGERHSLLIDRRTGKPVPLMAPAAQDGTALKAQDTDVQKVT from the coding sequence GTGCCGTCTCGTAAACCGATTGAACAGGAATTCTGTCCCGTTGCCCGCAGCGTCGATCTGATTGGCGATCGCTGGTCGCTTCTGATTGTGCGTAATGCTTTTGACGGCATGCGCCGTTTCGGGGATTTTCAGCGGGATCTCGGGGTTGCGCGTAACATTCTGGCTGACCGGCTGCGCAAGCTGGTCGACGCGGGCATTCTCGCGATGCAGGGGGCGTCAGACGGTACGTCGTATCAGGAATACGTCCTGACGGACAAAGGCGAAAGCCTGTTTCCCATCGTCGTTGCGCTTCGCCAGTGGGGAGAGCAGCATCTGTTTGAACGCGGGGAGCGCCACTCGCTGTTGATCGACAGGCGTACCGGCAAGCCGGTTCCCCTGATGGCGCCAGCAGCGCAGGATGGAACGGCGCTGAAGGCGCAAGATACTGACGTGCAGAAAGTGACGTAA
- a CDS encoding YfgG family protein, with translation MRKRHQFNTRMTRIILLISFLFFFGRFVYSSIGAWYHHQDKAQSQQSSLTVDSADR, from the coding sequence ATGCGAAAACGACATCAGTTCAACACCCGGATGACCCGCATCATACTGCTTATCAGCTTCCTGTTTTTCTTCGGCCGCTTCGTTTACTCCTCTATTGGCGCCTGGTATCACCATCAGGACAAGGCCCAGTCACAGCAATCCAGCCTGACCGTTGATTCAGCCGATCGCTAA
- the ppx gene encoding exopolyphosphatase encodes MPINDKTPRPQEFAAVDLGSNSFHMVIAREVDGALQIIGRLKQRVHLADGLDERSMLSEEAMERGLNCLSLFAERLQGFSPSSVCIVGTHTLRQALNAPEFLKRAEKVIPYPIEIISGNEEARLIFMGVEHTQPEKGRKLVIDIGGGSTELVIGEDFEPRLVESRRMGCVSFAQMYFPGGAISRENFQRARMAAIQKLENLAWQYRIQGWNVALGASGTIKAAHEVLLAMGEKDGFITPERLTLLTEEVLKHKSFDALSLPGLSDERKAVFVPGLAILCGVFDALAIKELRLSDGALREGVLYEMEGRFRHQDIRSRTAQSLANQYNIDREQAKRVLETTVQIYDQWQEQNPKLAHPQLAALLKWAAMLHEVGLNINHSGMHRHSAYILQNSDLPGFNQEQQTMMATLVRYHRKAIKLDDLPRFTLFKKKQFLPLIQLLRLGVLLNNQRQATTTPPTLKLKTDDNHWTLSFPPDWFSQNALVLLDLEKEQQYWEAVTGWLLKIEEESSDVAA; translated from the coding sequence ATGCCGATAAATGATAAGACCCCACGCCCGCAGGAATTCGCCGCGGTCGATCTTGGTTCTAACAGTTTCCACATGGTCATCGCCCGTGAGGTGGATGGCGCGTTGCAGATCATCGGTCGTCTGAAGCAGCGTGTACACCTGGCGGATGGTCTTGATGAGCGCAGCATGCTCAGCGAAGAGGCAATGGAGCGAGGCTTAAATTGCCTGTCGCTGTTTGCTGAACGCCTGCAGGGCTTCTCGCCTTCCAGCGTATGCATTGTGGGCACCCACACGTTGCGCCAGGCGTTGAACGCGCCTGAATTCCTCAAGCGGGCCGAAAAAGTGATCCCCTACCCCATTGAGATCATCTCCGGTAACGAGGAAGCCCGTCTGATTTTCATGGGTGTTGAACACACTCAACCGGAAAAAGGACGCAAGCTGGTCATCGACATCGGTGGCGGCTCTACGGAACTGGTGATCGGCGAAGATTTTGAGCCGCGTCTGGTCGAAAGCCGTCGTATGGGCTGCGTCAGCTTTGCGCAGATGTATTTCCCGGGTGGCGCAATCAGCCGCGAAAACTTCCAGCGCGCGCGCATGGCCGCTATCCAGAAACTGGAGAACCTGGCCTGGCAGTACCGTATTCAGGGCTGGAACGTAGCGCTGGGCGCATCGGGCACCATCAAAGCGGCACATGAAGTGCTGTTGGCGATGGGTGAAAAAGATGGGTTTATCACCCCTGAGCGCCTGACCTTGCTGACCGAAGAGGTGCTGAAACATAAAAGCTTTGACGCCTTAAGCCTGCCGGGTCTTTCCGACGAGCGCAAAGCGGTATTCGTACCGGGGCTGGCTATCCTGTGCGGCGTATTTGATGCGCTGGCAATTAAAGAGCTGCGTCTTTCCGACGGCGCGCTGCGTGAAGGTGTGCTGTATGAAATGGAAGGCCGTTTCCGCCACCAGGATATTCGTAGCCGCACCGCGCAAAGCCTGGCAAACCAGTACAATATCGACCGTGAACAGGCGAAGCGCGTGCTGGAAACAACCGTTCAGATATACGACCAGTGGCAGGAGCAGAACCCTAAGCTGGCGCATCCGCAGCTTGCCGCCCTGCTGAAATGGGCAGCGATGCTGCACGAAGTGGGACTGAATATTAACCACAGCGGAATGCATCGCCACTCAGCCTATATCCTGCAAAACAGCGATCTGCCTGGCTTCAACCAGGAGCAGCAAACCATGATGGCGACCCTGGTGCGCTACCATCGTAAAGCCATCAAGCTTGACGATCTGCCGCGCTTCACGCTGTTTAAGAAGAAGCAATTCCTGCCGCTTATCCAGCTGCTGCGTCTCGGCGTGCTGCTCAATAACCAGCGTCAGGCCACCACCACCCCGCCCACGCTGAAGCTCAAAACGGATGACAACCACTGGACCCTGAGCTTCCCGCCAGACTGGTTTAGCCAGAATGCGCTGGTGCTGCTGGATCTGGAAAAAGAGCAGCAGTACTGGGAAGCGGTCACCGGCTGGCTACTCAAAATCGAAGAAGAGAGCTCAGACGTCGCGGCGTAA
- a CDS encoding MFS transporter gives MKTPALPRHLALRAGCHQLINWGISFYMPGTFAQAIVADRGWSSPQLYLGLTLAMLVMAMVSPFVARLLAYAGGQNVVMSGTLLIAASCAGMAYTQTLFGWYGAWLVAGIGMRLSLYDALFAALVNLYGQQARRTISRITLAGGLASAVFWPLGDGLLKVMSWQHALQIYALFGLLSTVLIRTLPHQRLAAPPHVTAPPVRQERRNGWRYATFIALMTFVSNGTSTHLPEFIASFGLPVAIGMLWGVGQTGARATEVLAGARLTPLNLTLLTALAMPLCFVIGLSSSLFVGCAAGFVLGYGAINGLMTIVKATLPLTLFSAESYARRTGMLLIPAQLMAAASPFAYAWLNKTLGIAGAMWVSTALTLVIAGLAIAIVRSADPARNDEMYPTVSGAPR, from the coding sequence ATGAAAACACCTGCCCTTCCCCGTCACCTCGCCCTCCGGGCAGGTTGTCATCAGCTTATCAACTGGGGGATCTCGTTTTATATGCCCGGGACCTTTGCCCAGGCGATTGTGGCCGACCGGGGGTGGTCATCACCGCAGCTCTACCTCGGCCTGACGCTGGCGATGCTGGTAATGGCGATGGTCTCCCCTTTTGTCGCCCGACTGCTGGCGTACGCTGGCGGGCAGAACGTGGTGATGAGCGGAACGTTACTGATTGCCGCAAGCTGCGCGGGCATGGCATATACGCAGACGCTGTTCGGCTGGTACGGTGCCTGGCTGGTTGCCGGTATCGGGATGCGGCTGTCGCTGTATGATGCGCTGTTCGCCGCGCTGGTGAACCTGTACGGCCAGCAGGCACGCAGAACGATCTCGCGCATCACGCTCGCAGGCGGGCTGGCCTCAGCGGTTTTTTGGCCGCTGGGTGATGGGCTGCTGAAAGTGATGAGCTGGCAACACGCATTGCAGATCTACGCCCTCTTTGGCCTGCTGAGTACGGTACTGATTCGCACGCTTCCCCACCAGCGGCTGGCGGCCCCCCCGCACGTTACCGCGCCGCCCGTGCGCCAGGAACGGCGTAACGGCTGGCGGTATGCCACGTTTATTGCCCTCATGACCTTTGTCTCTAACGGCACGTCCACCCATCTGCCAGAGTTTATTGCCAGTTTTGGCCTGCCGGTCGCCATCGGCATGTTGTGGGGCGTTGGCCAGACGGGCGCACGCGCCACGGAGGTGCTGGCGGGTGCACGCTTAACCCCACTCAACCTCACGCTCCTGACCGCCCTCGCCATGCCGCTCTGCTTTGTTATCGGGTTAAGCAGCTCGCTGTTTGTCGGGTGTGCCGCCGGTTTTGTGCTGGGCTACGGCGCCATCAACGGGCTGATGACGATAGTAAAAGCCACCCTGCCACTGACGCTTTTCAGCGCCGAAAGCTATGCCCGCCGCACCGGCATGCTGCTCATTCCCGCACAGCTTATGGCCGCGGCATCGCCGTTTGCCTATGCGTGGCTAAACAAAACGCTGGGGATCGCCGGCGCAATGTGGGTTTCCACCGCGCTGACGCTGGTGATTGCCGGGCTGGCGATAGCGATTGTGCGCAGTGCCGACCCCGCGCGGAATGATGAAATGTATCCCACTGTATCCGGAGCGCCACGCTGA
- the iolB gene encoding 5-deoxy-glucuronate isomerase: MSRLLSRWQPPSAEGRTQSVTPERAGWGYVGFEAYELQEGQTLTLPAVSEERCLVLVAGRASISTPTAQFTDIGERMSPFERIKPWAVYVTPQETVQIKALTTLELAVCAAPGKGSFPTRLIAPQDIDAQARGKGHNQRYVHNILPEDQPADSLLVVEVWTHEGCTSSYPSHKHDTDNPPQETYLEETYYHRLNPGQGFCMQRVYTDDRSLDECMAVYNRDVVMVPKGYHPVATLAGYDSYYLNVMAGPVRKWMFTWEDDHAWINRDYPR, encoded by the coding sequence ATGTCACGTCTGTTATCACGCTGGCAACCGCCGAGTGCGGAGGGCCGTACCCAGTCCGTCACGCCGGAACGCGCGGGCTGGGGATACGTTGGCTTTGAAGCGTATGAACTGCAGGAAGGGCAGACGCTGACGCTGCCCGCCGTCAGCGAAGAGCGCTGTCTGGTGCTGGTGGCCGGACGGGCCTCTATCAGCACACCTACCGCGCAGTTTACTGACATCGGCGAGCGGATGAGCCCGTTTGAGCGCATAAAGCCCTGGGCGGTCTACGTCACGCCGCAGGAGACGGTGCAGATTAAGGCGCTGACGACGCTGGAGCTGGCGGTCTGTGCCGCACCCGGCAAAGGATCCTTCCCGACACGGCTTATCGCTCCGCAGGATATCGACGCGCAGGCGCGTGGCAAAGGCCATAACCAGCGCTACGTGCACAACATTCTGCCGGAAGATCAACCCGCCGACAGCCTGCTGGTGGTTGAGGTCTGGACCCACGAAGGCTGCACCAGTTCATACCCGAGCCATAAGCACGATACGGATAATCCACCGCAGGAAACCTACCTGGAGGAGACCTACTATCATCGCCTCAACCCCGGGCAGGGGTTCTGCATGCAGCGGGTCTATACCGACGACAGGTCGCTGGATGAGTGTATGGCCGTTTATAACCGCGACGTGGTGATGGTGCCGAAGGGGTACCATCCGGTGGCGACGCTGGCTGGTTATGACAGCTACTATCTCAACGTGATGGCCGGTCCGGTGCGAAAATGGATGTTCACCTGGGAAGACGATCACGCGTGGATCAACCGCGACTATCCACGTTGA
- a CDS encoding LysR family transcriptional regulator: protein MTTLNLGYLATFRLVIQRGSFSAAADLLGISQPAVSLQIRQLEQFLQTRLVERTGRGIKPTAAGQALLVHGERIQQAVDEAIRSVSEFSHDVSGTITLGTGATACIHLLPPLLQQLGRDYPLLRVGVTTGNTLDIVRAIEENRLDMGLVTLPVSGRALDVTPVMDEEFVFIASLDQQDGFQPLTPAALHAQPFIAFESGSGTRALIDGWFAAEGRILTPVMQLGSIEAIKRMVRAGLGYSIVPRMAVDLAADREGLCVMSLTPVLQRQLAVVMRQDKILSKGIAGIIRILQNPSTR from the coding sequence ATGACAACGCTCAACCTGGGCTATCTCGCGACGTTCCGTCTGGTTATCCAGCGCGGCAGTTTTTCCGCGGCGGCGGACCTGCTGGGCATTTCCCAGCCGGCCGTCAGCCTGCAAATCCGCCAGCTGGAGCAGTTTCTGCAAACCCGGCTGGTAGAGCGTACCGGGCGGGGTATCAAACCCACGGCTGCCGGGCAGGCGTTGCTGGTGCACGGGGAGCGTATTCAGCAGGCGGTGGATGAAGCCATTCGGTCCGTGAGTGAGTTCAGCCACGACGTGAGTGGCACCATTACGCTTGGTACGGGCGCAACGGCCTGCATTCATCTTCTGCCGCCGCTGTTACAGCAGCTCGGACGTGACTATCCGCTTCTCAGAGTGGGCGTGACGACCGGCAATACGCTCGACATCGTCCGGGCAATTGAAGAAAACCGTCTTGATATGGGGCTGGTGACGTTACCGGTGAGCGGAAGAGCGCTCGACGTTACGCCGGTGATGGACGAAGAGTTTGTTTTTATCGCGTCGCTGGACCAGCAGGACGGTTTTCAGCCGTTGACGCCCGCTGCGTTGCACGCGCAGCCATTCATTGCTTTTGAATCAGGCAGCGGCACCCGGGCGCTGATCGACGGCTGGTTTGCGGCCGAGGGGCGAATCCTCACGCCGGTGATGCAGCTGGGCAGCATCGAGGCGATCAAGCGGATGGTACGTGCGGGGCTTGGCTACAGTATCGTGCCGCGTATGGCCGTAGACCTGGCGGCTGACCGCGAAGGGCTATGCGTGATGTCGCTCACCCCCGTGCTGCAGCGACAGCTGGCTGTGGTGATGCGCCAGGATAAAATCCTGAGCAAAGGAATAGCAGGGATAATTCGGATATTACAAAATCCTTCGACGCGTTAG
- a CDS encoding EAL domain-containing protein produces the protein MNIISFLKNNKDRWWALPLILPVGLLPVLSVANTFTRLGDGLVALYYLPLSFLLSVMMFFGLEALPGIVLSLFIRYYPSVGLFETIAGIFHFIVPVVLSWGGYRVFAPRRSMTAYGDVRLMAQRIFWQAFCPATLFLVLFQFALYLGVYESRQSLEGLTPLNIRTLINYQALLVSGLTGVPLSYLLIRLIRHPRYIRSLVSQVRMQIDKKVTVIEFLLWAIALGGLLTLLLLPMNENSSIFTTNYTLSLLMPVMLWGAMRFGYKLMSLIWTPVLLVSIHYFYRYIPQQSGYDIQLAITSSSYLVFSFVVIYMSMLATCQRAANKRSRRLALLDPVVHMPNLRALSRDLAKNPWSALCLLRIPELEVLGRNYGVLLRILYKQQLAQWVNGTLQPSERVYHLTGCDLAVRLNAESHQQRIEALDEHIKQFRFVWDGMPLQPQVGVSYCYVRSPVTHLYLVLGELGVIADLSISTNHPENLQQRGAVHLQRSLKDKVAMMSRLQSALDSNAFTLLVQPVCGVRGDCYHEVLLRMSDANGALLSPLQFLPVAQEFGLSSRVDLWVLENTLRFLAEHRVHLPGQRFAINLGPSTVCRAQFPAEVSRLLAKYAVEPWQLIFEVTECSTFGSGEQALHTLRQLQKMGVRIAIDDFGTGYASYARLKSVDADILKIDGSFIRNIVNNSLDYQIVASICHLARMKKMLVVAEYVETEEIRSAVHALGIDYVQGYLIGRPVALESLLEAEASPVET, from the coding sequence ATGAACATTATTTCTTTCCTGAAAAACAATAAAGACCGCTGGTGGGCTTTACCGCTTATTTTACCGGTGGGTTTACTGCCTGTATTAAGCGTTGCCAATACCTTTACCCGATTGGGCGATGGTCTGGTGGCACTCTATTATTTACCTCTCTCCTTTCTGCTTTCGGTGATGATGTTTTTTGGTCTGGAAGCGCTTCCCGGCATCGTATTGTCACTGTTCATCCGCTACTACCCGTCGGTTGGGTTGTTCGAAACCATCGCCGGCATTTTTCATTTTATTGTCCCTGTTGTGCTCAGCTGGGGAGGGTATCGGGTGTTTGCGCCCAGACGCAGCATGACGGCTTACGGGGATGTCAGACTGATGGCGCAGCGTATCTTCTGGCAGGCCTTTTGCCCCGCGACGCTGTTTCTGGTGCTGTTCCAGTTTGCCCTCTATCTGGGGGTGTATGAGAGCCGTCAGAGCCTGGAGGGGTTGACCCCGCTTAATATTCGCACGCTGATTAACTATCAGGCGCTGCTGGTCAGTGGGCTGACGGGCGTGCCGTTAAGCTATTTACTGATCCGTCTGATTCGCCATCCGCGGTATATCAGAAGTCTTGTCTCGCAGGTGCGAATGCAGATAGACAAAAAGGTGACGGTCATTGAATTTCTGCTGTGGGCCATTGCGCTTGGCGGACTGCTTACCCTCCTGCTGCTCCCGATGAATGAAAACAGCTCGATTTTCACCACCAACTACACCCTGTCGTTGCTGATGCCGGTGATGCTCTGGGGAGCGATGCGGTTTGGCTATAAGCTGATGTCGCTCATCTGGACCCCGGTGCTGCTGGTGTCTATTCACTATTTTTACCGCTATATCCCTCAACAGTCCGGGTATGACATTCAGCTGGCAATTACCTCTTCCAGCTATCTGGTCTTTTCGTTTGTGGTGATTTACATGTCGATGCTGGCCACCTGCCAGCGCGCCGCGAATAAACGTTCCCGCAGGCTGGCGCTACTCGACCCGGTTGTCCATATGCCGAACCTGCGGGCCTTGTCGCGCGATCTTGCTAAAAACCCGTGGTCGGCGCTCTGTTTGCTGCGCATTCCGGAGCTGGAGGTGCTGGGCCGAAATTACGGGGTGTTGTTGCGGATCCTGTATAAACAGCAGCTGGCGCAGTGGGTAAATGGCACCTTGCAGCCCAGTGAGCGGGTCTATCACCTCACCGGCTGTGACCTGGCGGTTCGCCTTAACGCGGAATCGCACCAGCAACGCATTGAGGCGCTGGACGAGCATATTAAACAGTTCCGCTTTGTCTGGGATGGGATGCCGCTGCAGCCTCAGGTGGGCGTGAGCTACTGCTATGTGCGCTCACCGGTGACCCATCTCTATCTGGTCCTCGGTGAACTGGGGGTAATTGCCGATCTGTCGATTTCTACCAACCATCCGGAAAATCTGCAGCAGCGCGGTGCTGTCCATCTCCAGCGTAGCCTGAAGGACAAGGTTGCGATGATGAGCCGTCTGCAAAGTGCGCTCGACAGTAACGCGTTTACTCTGCTGGTCCAGCCGGTTTGCGGCGTGCGGGGCGATTGCTACCACGAGGTGTTGCTGCGGATGTCGGATGCAAACGGGGCGTTGCTCTCTCCCTTGCAATTCCTGCCCGTCGCCCAGGAGTTTGGCCTGTCGTCGCGGGTTGATTTGTGGGTACTGGAGAACACGCTACGCTTCCTGGCAGAGCATCGGGTACATCTGCCCGGCCAGCGTTTTGCCATTAATCTGGGCCCTTCCACCGTGTGCCGTGCGCAGTTCCCGGCTGAGGTGAGTCGTCTGCTGGCGAAATACGCCGTGGAACCCTGGCAGCTGATATTTGAAGTGACCGAGTGCAGCACCTTCGGCAGTGGTGAGCAGGCGTTACATACCCTCAGGCAGTTGCAAAAAATGGGGGTACGCATTGCGATTGATGATTTCGGTACCGGCTATGCGAGCTACGCGCGGCTAAAAAGCGTGGACGCCGATATCCTTAAGATAGACGGAAGCTTTATCCGCAATATCGTCAACAACAGTCTGGACTATCAGATAGTGGCCTCGATTTGCCATCTGGCGCGAATGAAGAAAATGCTGGTGGTCGCGGAGTATGTCGAAACAGAAGAGATACGTAGCGCGGTTCACGCGCTAGGTATCGATTATGTGCAGGGTTATCTGATTGGCAGACCGGTGGCGCTTGAGTCACTGCTGGAAGCAGAGGCGTCGCCGGTCGAGACCTGA
- a CDS encoding alpha/beta fold hydrolase has product MKARSVLTAGLLALSASAFAESKTSVVLVHGAFADGSSWNKVITRLQKQHTEVIAVQLPLTSLKDDVAATRRAIARAQGDVVLVGHSWGGTVISEAGNDARVKSLVYVAAFAPDSGQSTADLAGSYPPPAGSADIAKTADGYLYLPPEAVMKDFAPDADAVEQQTIAATQGPIKADAFAEKVSHAAWHEKPSWFVVSKNDRMINPELERAMAKTIHAKTTEVAASHVSMVSQPGDIARTIEQAITNH; this is encoded by the coding sequence ATGAAAGCACGCTCTGTACTGACGGCGGGTCTGCTGGCGCTTTCCGCCAGCGCCTTTGCTGAGAGCAAAACCAGCGTGGTGCTGGTCCATGGCGCGTTTGCCGATGGCAGCAGCTGGAACAAGGTCATTACCCGGCTGCAAAAACAGCATACCGAGGTGATTGCCGTCCAGCTGCCGCTCACGTCGCTTAAAGATGACGTTGCCGCCACCCGGCGCGCCATTGCACGGGCGCAGGGCGATGTGGTGCTGGTAGGTCATTCCTGGGGCGGAACGGTGATCAGCGAAGCGGGCAACGATGCAAGGGTAAAATCCCTGGTGTACGTAGCGGCCTTTGCGCCTGATTCCGGCCAGTCGACGGCGGACCTGGCGGGAAGTTACCCACCGCCAGCGGGGAGTGCGGATATCGCAAAAACGGCAGACGGGTATTTGTATCTCCCGCCAGAAGCCGTGATGAAAGACTTCGCACCGGATGCAGACGCCGTTGAGCAGCAGACGATTGCAGCCACTCAGGGGCCGATCAAGGCCGACGCGTTTGCGGAAAAAGTGAGCCATGCGGCCTGGCATGAAAAGCCAAGCTGGTTTGTGGTCAGCAAAAATGACCGGATGATTAACCCGGAGCTTGAACGTGCGATGGCGAAAACGATCCACGCGAAAACCACGGAAGTGGCAGCAAGCCACGTGTCGATGGTGAGTCAGCCGGGTGATATTGCCCGCACGATTGAGCAGGCAATCACAAACCATTAA
- a CDS encoding DUF6130 family protein, which produces MIRRYLLLPALVLASATCSWAAPLDNLSAADVNGPAAVAPLERPQPAAKLIVDPPLAGPLSKGAVFIQYRAENLRIEPVFGPDALKVTPRIGHIHVVVDDAPWHWADTSGEPIILVGLPAGKHKVTIILADPTHKPIDHKTIEFTVPPHATVHHF; this is translated from the coding sequence ATGATCCGTCGTTATTTACTGCTCCCTGCACTTGTTCTGGCGTCAGCAACCTGCTCCTGGGCCGCACCGCTGGATAACCTCAGCGCTGCCGATGTCAACGGCCCTGCCGCTGTTGCCCCGCTGGAACGTCCACAGCCGGCCGCTAAGCTGATTGTCGATCCACCGCTTGCCGGCCCGCTGAGCAAGGGGGCGGTCTTTATTCAATACCGGGCTGAAAACCTGCGCATCGAGCCGGTATTCGGGCCCGATGCGCTGAAGGTCACGCCACGTATCGGCCATATCCATGTCGTGGTGGATGACGCCCCCTGGCACTGGGCCGATACCAGCGGAGAGCCAATCATTCTGGTTGGGTTACCCGCCGGGAAGCATAAAGTGACCATAATTCTGGCCGACCCCACGCATAAACCCATCGACCATAAAACCATTGAATTCACCGTACCGCCTCACGCAACGGTCCATCATTTTTAA